DNA from Cynocephalus volans isolate mCynVol1 chromosome 2, mCynVol1.pri, whole genome shotgun sequence:
tagaacagggcctggcatatagcaAGTGTTAGGTAATCGATAATTCAAACTTGAAGATATAAAAGTGCCAATCAGTCTGCTAAGTGCTGAATGCGAATGACCTCCTGTATTCCTCATGACACATTCATGAGTTGGTTactattatgtccattttacaggtgggaaaactgacAACTCAAAGATGCCTGGGAATAATGTTATTGCTGACAGACTCTTTGCTTGACCAACCACTCCTAAATCTTCTCTTAGGCCCCTCTGTGCATTTCCTtctaaaatccagttttagcaagaacccTAGTAAGTCAATTTAGCAATTCTGTCTTCAATATCTGAtcaccctcaatatctgatcaaGGTCCCCATCCTCCACCACTCTGGAGGTGATATCTGATCCCCCTTGTCTATCTTCAGCAAGAATACTGTTAGTTGGGTTTAGCCCGATTCCTTCCTGGCCCCCGATGTTTCTTCTTAGTAACTTTCCATTCACTTACCCCTACCAGGCTTCTTGGATATAAACtcccacttgcccatgctgtattcAGAGTAGAGCCCAAtttctctcccccactgcaaaaTCCCATTCAATGGTTCCTACACCTATTTGCGACAGACTCCTGCCCAGTAAAGTCTTCCTTACCATACTTTAACAAGCATcatttgaatgtgtgtgtgtgtgtgtgtgtgtgtatatatatatatttttctttaccatGCTCCTCAGAGGGCACTGAGGCTCTGAGAGCTTGGCCTGGATATAAGTGGGGAGGGAAATCCAACCCAGGGCCATGTACACTCAAATCCACTGGGCccagtctctctcttccccttctgcagGTCCCCAGGGGGAAGGCAGGATGCGACATGCTCTGGGGAAGGTATTTCCAGAGGGTGACCTGAGCTCTCAGCCAGGCGGAGAGTTATTAATAGCCAGGCCTTAGTGCCCTGCTTGGGGAGGACTGCTCCgggagggagcaggagggcgGAGCTGAGCTGGCCAGGGGAGGAGAGAGTGTCCGTGCCGTGCCCGTGTCCGGAGAGGCAGGCTGAACTTGGAAGACAACGGAcagcccctcccagcccccacctccagcccagctGTTCCCTCAGCGGATTCTCCTGGGCTGGGTCATCATCTCCGAATACTCCCGTGACAGGAGGCGCTTGCAAAACCCGCCTCCAGCCCCCAGCAGCAAATAAATAGACGATCAGAAGAAGCCAGGAGAAGTTTCTAGGCGTGCGTCTCTGGTGTTTATTAAGCTCCTGGCTTCCCTGTAGACCTCCGCGGCTCTGGCTGCGAGCCTGGGCAGCCTGGGAGGACAGTGGCTTGCTGATCTCTGGTAAGGGGAGCGGAGAGCGACCCTTTGGGATTCTGCTGGACCTGCTGGGGGTCATCTCTGGTGGCTGGAGTGTCTTTGGGGGCTGGCACCCCGGCCTGGTTTGCACCACTGTGTTTGGCAGTGGATGGTTCTACTTCTCCCCGACAGAAGACCAGCATTTTCTAAGGCTGAAGAATAAGCTTTGAAGGGCAGTCCACCCACATcatcttgctgtgtgaccttgggcaggtgactccttatctctgagcctctgtttcccctCTGAGCTCAGCAGCCACCATGGCTGATGGTCAGATGCCTTTTTCTTGCCACTACCCCAGCCGCCTGCGCAGAGACCCCTTTCGGgactctcccctctcctcccgcCTGCTGGACGATGGCTTTGGCATGGACCCCTTCCCTGACGACCTGACTGCCCCTTGGCCTGACTGGGCCCTGCCTCGTCTCTCCTCCGCCTGGCCAGGAACCCTGAGGTCTGGCATGGTGCCCCGGGGGCCAACTGCCACGGCCAGGTTTGGGGTACCTGCCGAAGGCAGGAGccccccacccttccctggggaGCCCTGGAAAGTGTGCGTCAATGTGCACAGCTTCACGCCAGAGGAGCTGACAGTCAAGACCAAGGACGGATATGTGGAGGTTTCCGGTGAGTcgggggcaggagggagagagaatctGGGGAGGGGGTACCTTGGTCATCAGCAAGATGACTAGGAGGAAGCTGTGACAGCATGACACAGCTGACTTTGGGGCTCAGGAATGCAGCTTACAGAGCTATCTTTATGAAAAAGCTCTCCTCCCCAGCTCGCAGGAGAAATCTTAACCTGACTCAGCTTTTGGGAACTTTGGGTGCTATAACAATTGCAGGAAAATAGAAACCATATTGGGTATTTTGACAGAAAGAATTTAACATAAAGATTAGGTTAAGCAGATATGGAAGgttaaagagacaaagaagtggATTTATGGCACCCCAGCATCACAAATAGGGTCTTGAAGGGAGAGTTTAATGCTGAGTGATGACAATATTAATAACCAGAACAGGTCCCAAGTGAAAAACTTCCCCTTAtctcagataaggaaactgaggcttgccaGTAATTATGATGATACTGATTGGGAACCTTGATTGAGTGCTTAGCCACTGCTAAGAACCATGCTAAGCACTGTTACCTGTAACATCTCAGCCAATACAACACCCAGAGAAGGTGGGTCCTGTTTatctctttttacagatgaggaaattgaggcacagagaggttagagCAAGTTGCCCAAGGCCATCAAAGATTGAGATGCAGGCTGTCTGGGAATCAGGAGGCCAGAAGAGAGTTAatgatttattgagcacctgctaggTGCCAAGGGCTGggctaaaatttttatattacttcTCCAAAAAAATCCTCACTCCATCTCTGAGTAGCAGGGGTGTCTAGGCCCATTTTgcagctgaggaagctgaggacccAGCGGGACTGGTTCAAGGTCATGCCATGAATCAGCAGCAAGACCTGAGTAGAGTCTGGGCCTATCCACAGTTTTAGGCCCAGGGCTCTTGCCACCACATCCCGGCCTAGGTGAAGGAACACgctcagaaaaaggaaagagaagacaggaaaCTCAGCTCCAGTTAAGCAGGGCAGCAGAAAaggctttcttttccttccctcccaatTAATGCTCCATTAAAAAGAGTGTGTTCCTAGCAGAGGCCTGCCTTccagaaaatcaataaaagccATTACACACACAGGCTGGGCAGGGACAAGTCCCATCAGTGTTCAGGGGGAATTTCAAAGCCTCTCATGGCAGAATTATAAACATCAGAGCTCTAGCGGGTGTGGTGGGCCAGGAGACAAACTGGGGCCATGtgctggtggggggaggggcagtcaGCCAGGGCTCTCTGAGTTGGCTGGGGAGCCAGGCACGAGTTTGGAAACTGGCTCCGCCACTAACCAGCAGGatgagcaaatcacttaacttcttgTGCTTCTGCTTCCTTATCAGGAAATTGGGGTTCAAATGGCTGCAGCATAAGGACTGTTGATTTAAATGGGGTGACGCTATAAAGTGCGTACATAATAGTACCTGGAGCACAAGGAGTCAGTATTGttattgctgttgctgttgttctAGTGCCAGGCACATTGTAAGGCcccaataaataataaaagacagatgCTCTTTGAGACCTGGATTCAGATCGTAGCACTATTCTTCATCAGCTGGATGGATAGGGACAAGAAAATCTGTtcactgctctgagcctcagtttccccat
Protein-coding regions in this window:
- the HSPB8 gene encoding heat shock protein beta-8; translated protein: MADGQMPFSCHYPSRLRRDPFRDSPLSSRLLDDGFGMDPFPDDLTAPWPDWALPRLSSAWPGTLRSGMVPRGPTATARFGVPAEGRSPPPFPGEPWKVCVNVHSFTPEELTVKTKDGYVEVSGKHEEKQQEGGIVSKNFTKKIQLPAEVDPVTVFASLSPEGLLIIEAPQIPPYSPFGESSFNHELPQDSQEVTCT